The Alligator mississippiensis isolate rAllMis1 chromosome 3, rAllMis1, whole genome shotgun sequence DNA window TAAAGCATCTCTGATTTAATCTATGAAAGCAGTGTTTGACCTCTGGGCCAGATATGACTTGCAAGGCTGTGTCATTGGACTCATGGCTCTCTCCACTGGTCCGAAAATCTGGCAGCGGGGAAAGCAGCGGCAGTGttacctgcagctcccctcctgccAAAGGCCCAGGGGAGCCCCATAGGCTGGATGCTGTGGCTCACACGCAGTACATCAGGGTGTGGGACTGCTCTGTGGATGTATCTGACATGACCTGCTGGACCAGCACCCAGCATTGCACCCACAGGCCGACTCCATGCTGGCTCAGACCAGCAGACTGACCCCGTGTAGGAGGTTCAGACTCCTGCCCCCATCCAGCTGGCGGAGTCACGAGGTGGAGCGCCGCTCGCCGGGGCCCTTTGCTTGACCTCAGGCTCCCCCTGACCTTCCTTCCTGCTGCCTACCTGGGATCCTATTGAGCGTCACCCAGAAATGCTCGTCGGGGCTATAGGTGTCCTGAGACCAGGAAAGCAGCTCAATGGCCTGCGGGTCGCGCAGTACGAACTCCACAAAGGGCCGTGCCAGGGCCACGTAGGCAGAACCAAAGTAGATGGTGAGGTTGCGGGGTGGCGGGGCCTTGCGGCGTGGGGTGCGCACCACCACCCAGGCAGCATCAGCGTCAGTGGCATTGCCCAGGTGCTCCTGGTACACGTAGCGGGTGCGGGCCTGGGCGTGGGCGGGCGGGAGGTCGCCGGGGGTCAGGCTGTGGCCCTGCCAGCTCCGCAGGTAGCGCACCACCTCCAGGTTGGTGCGCAGCGGGAAGTCCTGCCCGCAGGCGTTGAGCAGGTAGCGCCAGGGCACGGAGGAGCCCTCCAGGTCCCGCAGGCAGCGCAGGTCGGCATGCAGGCGGGAGATACCGGCGTAGACCACGCGCTCCGGCCGCGAGGCCACAAAGACATTGGGGAAGCAGGCGGCCAGGCTGGCCACGGCCCGCTGGAAGGCGGTGGGCGCCTTGCGGTCCACGTGCAGGCAGTATAGGTTCTGGGGCGCATAGATGGCGCGGAAGAGGCGCTCGAAGGTGGCGAAGTCCTTGTGCAGCGCCAGCGCATAGGCCAGCGGAAAGGTGGCCTCCTCAGCCGACAGCGCCCGGGTCACATAGCGGCTGTGGGACACGTAGTCCCCGCAGCTGCCCCCGGCctcagccccggccccgggcagCGCGGCGGGCCGCAGCGCCGGGCCCCACACGAAGGCGGGGTCGCCCCGCGCCAGCGCCGCGCACGTGGCCGCCAGGCGCCGGCCCTCCCGCCGcggccccgccgcccgccccggccccggcccccacgGCCGCAGCATCAGCACCAGCCCCGCGCACAGCGCGCACAGCGCCAGCACCGGCGGCAGCGGCAGGCGGCGGCGCCGCACCTGCATGGCGGGGCCTGAGGCGCGCGTCTGCGTGTCTGAGCGAGTGTGTGTCTGCGCGGCGGGGAGCGACCCCCGCTCGCCCCGCCCCCAGCAGGTGTCTGCGCCCGCCCAGCGCCCGCCCGGGGGCGTGCGGGACCCCGCCTATCACACAGCCACAGCCGCTCTCCCCGCCTCACACGCGAACTCCCACCGGCTCGcagacacccacaccctcacACACGCACTCCACCACACTcagacacccacaccctcactcacacacacacactcccaccagctcacagacacccacaccctcacacacacacacacacactcccaccagctcacagacacccacaccctcacACATGCACTGCCCTGCATTCAGACACTcacacacgcacccacacacactctaccacactcagacacccacaccctcacacacacgcactcccACCGGCTCACAGACACCTACACCCTCACACAAGCACTCTACCACACTcagacacccacaccctcacACACGCACTCCACCACACTcagacacccacaccctcactcacacacacacactcccaccagctcacagacacccacaccctcacacacacacacacacacacacacccaccagctcacagacacccacaccctcacACATGCACTGCCCTGCATTCAGACACTcacacacgcacccacacacactctaccacactcagacacccacaccctcacacacacgcactcccACCGGCTCACAGACACCTACACCCTCACACATGCACTCTACCACACTcagacacccacaccctcacacacacacacactcccaccagctcacagacacccacaccctcacACATGCACTGCCCTGCATTCAGACACTcacacacgcacccacacacactctaccacactcagacacccacaccctcacacacacgcactcccACCGGCTCACAGACACCTACACCCTCACACATGCACTCTACCACACTcagacacccacaccctcacacacacacacacacgcactcccaCCAGCtcacagacacccacaccctcacacacacactgctctgcattcagacacacacatgcacccacacacacactctaccacactcagacacccacaccctcacacacacGCATCCAcacccacactgccccacactcacagacacccacaccttcacacacacgcatgcacccacacacacactgccccgaactcacagacacccacaccctcacacacacacacatgcactccctgCACTCACAGATACCCACACCCTCCAAGATACCCACTCCTTCATATAAGCAGCCACACAAACATACGCCCCACACATATGCAGCCTCCCACACGTATACActcacaccctcccacacccatCCACACCATACATCCACCACCTCACCACATACGCACCCCCACACAGATATACATTCACACCCCCATGCATCCACCTACACACATACATCCTCCACATACATATCACCCCCCGCATGGATACACTTGCACCCTCACACATACATCCCTCCCTTACACACCCCCTGCACACATATACACTCacaccctcacccacccacccacgtacacccccaccccccacatatacacaccctgACACCCCCTCACACATACCCCCACCTCACCACTaatcccacacacacatacactcacacccCTCCACATAtacccacccataccctcccACATATACAGACACCCCCATACATACAcagctcacacacacatacacctacaCCCTCACAAATATGcgcaccccctcccacacacacacccatatacccccctccccacatataTATCCATGGGAAGGGTGCCACAAGGAGTAAGCTACTCCAGCCAGGTTGAAAGCGTTGGCTTTAGCGCAGCGGTTCTCAGGCAGGGTATTTGGGGCACCCTGGGGCATCTCAagttcctttcaagggtgctgcatgGTCCCATGCAGTGTAAGCATGGCTAGGTGTGCAAGCAGGTTCAccagacaaacccagagatttccaatagaaaCCCAGAGGGTTAAAAAACCCATCCACCCTCCTGTGGGCTTGATGAACTTTTTGCAACCAAAGTAgggctctagtatttttctgtagtcaaaaaaatgagagaaaactaaGCGATGGCATCTTCTGAGGTGGTTCCCAAGTCTAATGAGGAGAATCCCAagttttaaaaggttgagaagGGGGGCAGGAGGACAGGGGGATATCCCTATCCCTGCTAAACCAGTTTAGCAGGTTTAGTAGGGATAGGGATGGCAGGAGTGTCCAACATTCATGGCAGAAAAGgagtaaaaacaaaacaggaggtGTCCAAAAGGTTATGGCAAAGCATGGGTACAGATTGTCACAGGTAGTGATGGTTTTTCCCCAATCTGTTTCCTGTGAGTTAAGCAGTGGGGAGACCGAAAGGCAGATCAGATGGCCTTGGGGCTCAATCCAGTACAGCAGGACCTTTCTTCCATTTGAGATCTTTGCTGTGGTTTTTCCCTGACACAGGGCAGAGCACCTTCAGAAAGAAATATAATGACATCTGGCATGGGCCGCGTCCCAGTCAGAAAAGAAAGCTTACCAAAATAAGAAATTAGATGTTTAACCGTTTGCAAATTGACACTCATAAGACTGGAGCCAACACTCAGGGTGttgcagcactctggggtgccaggAAAtactttttaagggtgccacgcAATATTTGCTCTGCAAAGATTcaaagagaaacccagagatttcaagaaGGAATCCTTAGTGTCAAaggcattctgacctgttttgttctttctgaattctttgcagcagaagaattgctccattttCCATagcaaaaaacaagtgaaagcaaagaactggcattttccaagggtgccttgtgtctaaaacAATTAAGAACCTCTGAAACAGATTTTGCCACCCTACCGGAATTGGAAATGAGTCTGCCTACTCCATGGGTAGGCAACAAGCCATGACATGGTCATCAAGCAAGATACTGCTCTAAATGAATTCCCGTGCAGAATTTGTGTCATAGATTTCCTCTCTGGACTTCTTATGTTACCATTTCCCAAAATCTATTTAGTTTCCGCCTCTTTTTGCATTATTTTCTTGCTTGAATTCATAAGGAGGTTGAGAGGGGTCACTCTCAACTGGGGCATTGAGGTGAAACTCTAATTGGTATGGAAAGTTACTTCTAGAGATACCAGCAGGTGACCTGGTCCAACCAGTTCTAATACATTCCTCTCACAGTTCTCTCAGCCTCATTGTCTCCACTTGGGCATCTGGACATTCAGGATCAAATCCTCAGCTGTGTTTCCCTCTTGAGCCAAGTAAAGAAGGTGGAGAGAAGCTACAGAACATTTGGTCCCCATGAATTTTTGGATACATTGTAGTATTCCATTTTTGCCTTTTTCCTGTCACTTTCTCCTCTTTCTGACAAGTTCTTGGTATCATGTTTGGACATGTTTATATTTGATACAGTTGACTATTTTgggaaaaaatcctttaaaataatGTATTCATATTAtgaagcattaaaaataaaatgaatataattTCATACCTCCTTTCATGTTAAGGGACTTTGAGAAATTAATCTCCTTCCAAATAAAGCCTTGATGATAGAATAACAAAATACCTGGAGAAAACAAGCATTTCTAGGAGAAAAATATGCTTTGCATGCAGTTAGCATATGTTTCAGTGAATCCATGAtgaccaaaataaaaaaatgttgtaCATGCATATAAGGAGACTTATTTTTAGATTCTTAGCTAAATCTATTTTAGGCACTTTTAGAGAAATCTATGTGTTTTATGCAGTTAGTGAATTCTAAATAAAGGCACTAAACAGTTGTACCAGGTTGTAATGACAGAAATAAAGAAGTCATTACAGCTATTATATAGTTGTGTTTTCCCCCATTTTAGAGAACAGTATTTTCTACAGTTATAACACTATGCAATTTTAATGGACATTATTATGAATATGCTAACTGTGTAAAATATTTTCCTCTAAAAATCACAATAATAAATATCAACCTCTCCTTTAATCCTCCTATCATTAAGACTCTGTACGAGTGTTTTCAAGAatttaaaattgttataattgcatgatttttatattatattaaaacTTCTCCTTTACATCTTTTACCAAGCTTTTGTTTTCCAAAATTTATCTAGAATTGTACAAGCAGTTTTGTTCAATAATCTAAAGACTGTTTAGAATTGTCCTAATGACATAAAAGTGTTTCCCTAAAATGTAAAAGGAATCAAAAcccatggaagaggtgatatcttttattattccAAATAGATATttggaaacaaattattttatttatttattttaattttaaataattatttagtaggtcattgctactgtgcatacTGTGCATTGGGAAAAAAAGTGTGGCgatagtactgcacagtaatgctggatactgcgcagtcatttattACTTATGTATGCGTAGTGCTTAACAACTGCTCAGTCTGCcactcatgtagacgtggccactgaCAGTGAACATGACCTGGTGGCTACAGTACAGAGTTAAGGATGACTTTTTGAAGGAGCACAGGGAAGAATTGCACTGAAGTGCTTTGCCTAGGTTCCAGGCCTGTCACTCTTCACACTTACTCTGGCTCTCCACTGGTGTAACTCTGACTTAGAGGCAACTCCTGATTTATAGCAGTGTGACAgtatgatatttttaaaagttttaggTCAGATTCTGTCCTCAAATTAATTGGAATAACTTCTAAGTGAAGAGTAGTGTCAGGGCTTAAGAGATGCTGAATTATTTTTAGCTCTTGCTTTCGTTAGGAGAAAATTCCATATAAATGAGGAAAGAATTGGGCCCACAGAATTGGTCATTACCTTACTGCTATAGGAGCAGTTTAGCTCGGTTGCCCTCAATGTATGCTCTACCTTTTAAGAGATAAGTCATCAAGCCAGCACCCAGTAGCTGTACTAGTTACGAAAGAGTATGAGGAAATGCTAGGATTCTTCCCTCTAAGCCAGTTGTGTATTTCTGATGTCATTCCACAGAGGTTCCTTGAGTGAAATGACCATGTTCTGCCTGTCACTGGGTATACCTTGCACAAATCTAGAATCAAGCCCCATTACATTTGCAGTAGAACCACAACCTTTTACCTGTTTAAGACATGGGCAAGCTCTTGGGGACAGATTACTT harbors:
- the GCNT2 gene encoding N-acetyllactosaminide beta-1,6-N-acetylglucosaminyl-transferase isoform X1, with the translated sequence MQVRRRRLPLPPVLALCALCAGLVLMLRPWGPGPGRAAGPRREGRRLAATCAALARGDPAFVWGPALRPAALPGAGAEAGGSCGDYVSHSRYVTRALSAEEATFPLAYALALHKDFATFERLFRAIYAPQNLYCLHVDRKAPTAFQRAVASLAACFPNVFVASRPERVVYAGISRLHADLRCLRDLEGSSVPWRYLLNACGQDFPLRTNLEVVRYLRSWQGHSLTPGDLPPAHAQARTRYVYQEHLGNATDADAAWVVVRTPRRKAPPPRNLTIYFGSAYVALARPFVEFVLRDPQAIELLSWSQDTYSPDEHFWVTLNRIPGVPGSMPNASWEGDLRAIKWKDMKKKHGGCHGHYVRDICIYGTGDLKWLYNSTCLFANKFELKTYPLTVECLELRLRERALSQSEIQVDPNWYF